The following coding sequences are from one Solea solea chromosome 11, fSolSol10.1, whole genome shotgun sequence window:
- the LOC131468712 gene encoding epithelial membrane protein 3-like translates to MAYLLMFVTLLHLITLAMLFIATMEKSWWVWDGMENSDLWYNCRFDNSTGTWLCSSSKETEWLQAVQVLMVLSVVFSSISFLVFLGQLFTMSKGGLFYFTGLCQVFAGLTVFSAALIYTLHKKEILPTSKELTSGHFGYCFILAWVCVPLLLCSGIIYIHLRKKE, encoded by the exons atggCATACCTGCTTATGTTTGTGACCCTGCTGCATCTCATCACTCTGGCCATGCTGTTCATTGCAACCATGGAGAAG TCGTGGTGGGTGTGGGACGGCATGGAGAACTCAGACCTATGGTACAACTGCAGGTTTGACAACTCCACAGGAACCTGGCTTTGTTCTTCCTCCAAAGAAACTG AGTGGCTGCAGGCCGTTCAGGTGCTGATGGTTCTCTCCGTGGTCTTCTCTTCCATCTCCTTCTTGGTGTTCCTGGGTCAGCTGTTCACCATGTCTAAGGGGGGACTCTTCTATTTCACTGGACTGTGTCAAGTCTTTGCAG GCCTCACAGTGTTTTCCGCAGCGCTCATCTACACGCTGCACAAGAAGGAAATCCTTCCTACCTCCAAAGAGCTGACTTCAGGACACTTTGGCTACTGCTTCATCCTGGCCTGGGTGTGTGTGCCTCTGTTGCTGTGTAGTGGCATCATATATATCCACCTGCGTAAAAAAGAGTGA
- the zmynd12 gene encoding zinc finger MYND domain-containing protein 12, which produces MEEGSQLSATTSRIIPLALPKGTEKVCELCQRRAKLLCNKCRVTFYCDAEHQQADWAGIHGRICQLLIPIRTTTLYSLQGAEHFEMQLKKTELIEICRLEAQRKLSERKHYEALPAAQFCLRCSIDIHGHCTVQAVPAYLLLAEANMGLGNLGLVAELLSQVEWVVLKSPDCGHTLRRQLHRSLGLLHTVTGNLEAALFNFANYIYFASEEYGPESAVTCQGYFLMADVFAKQGKMTITRSLYSTVIQTWHVHLSKLVQAHVQNVQTPCMLLEHSYDKSQHAEVDEMLRTILEFEEKNSTQDSGQIAVVTHCRAMLWFLRGDNFKAAGFGSTALQTSQLIPNHDLTECIQSLLQLVSSLQTDPHPKSG; this is translated from the exons ATGGAAGAGGGGTCACAGCTTTCTGCCACAACATCCCGGATCATTCCTCTCGCTTTGCCTAAAGGAACAGAAAAGGTGTGTGAACTTTGTCAGAGAAGAGCGAAGCTGCTGTGCAACAAGTGTCGGGTCACGTTTTACTG CGATGCTGAGCACCAGCAGGCCGACTGGGCCGGGATCCATGGGAGAATCTGTCAGTTGCTTATTCCCATTCGTACCACAACACTCTACAGTCTTCAGGGGGCCGAACACTTTGAAATGCAGCTCAAAAAG ACAGAGCTAATTGAGATTTGCAGGTTGGAGGCTCAGAGGAAACTCTCTGAGAGGAAGCACTACGAGGCTCTGCCTGCTGCTCAGTTTTGCCTGCGCTGTTCTATTGACATCCACGGCCACTGCACTGTCCAAGCGGTTCCTGCCTACCTGCTGCTGGCAGAGGCAAACATgg gtttgggtaATCTAGGCCTGGTGGCAGAGCTCCTGTCCCAGGTGGAGTGGGTGGTGTTGAAGAGCCCAGACTGTGGTCACACACTCCGCCGGCAGCTGCACAGGAGCCTCGGTCTCCTCCACACAGTGACTGGAAACCTGGAAGCTGCTCTATTTAACTTTGCAAATTAT ATATACTTTGCCAGTGAGGAGTATGGTCCGGAGAGCGCAGTCACCTGTCAAGGCTACTTTCTCATGGCTGACGTCTTTGCCAAACAGGGGAAGATGACCATTACTCGCTCTCTGTATTCTACG GTCATACAAACTTGGCACGTCCATCTGTCCAAACTTGTCCAGGCCCATGTCCAAAATGTCCAAACTCCTTGCATGCTGCTGGAGCACTCATATG ACAAAAGCCAACATGCTGAAGTGGATGAGATGTTAAGAACGATCCTGGAGTTTGAAGAGAAAAACTCCACTCAAGACTCTGGTCAGATTGCTGTGGTGACCCACTGTCGGGCCATGTTGTGGTTTTTGAGAGGCGATAACTTTAAG gCAGCAGGATTTGGCAGCACAGCTCTGCAGACCAGCCAGCTGATACCAAATCACGACCTGACAGAGTGCATCCAGAGCCTGCTGCAGCTGGTGAGCAGTCTGCAGACGGATCCACATCCCAAATCTGGATAA